One genomic window of Sulfurovum lithotrophicum includes the following:
- a CDS encoding SpoIIE family protein phosphatase, which yields MSEIKQYLEDASAFTKEASYMLKLHPHEYIAVLPFLKKHVKNNPNVYGSALAIDPSSSLNGLYCKYYYENNATVKEKWLLPPAYDYLHQNWYTKVRESKKGEWSKPYFDEGGGEVFMSTFSYPMLDKYDHFSGVITADIKIDVLSLKIQKMTFSKEHFVFVLDKNGFLLSHPDDKYAMKQTAITYAKNVHSETLLNAIPHILETDRGIYTVNIGDEEFTLYYSTMPYSDFKIMTFLNNAFLYRSLFELKQKFIVIVIIDILLILLMIFIILKQFKKDIVKKTKLRNDLELARKIQMSFLPVHKNIETDRFELHSYLKAAKKVGGDLYGYKELDKSIIFYVGDVSGKGIPAALFMMATQILLKNAIDTTDDPAEIITLTNSKLLEMSSNGMFVTLLVIKYDFKTHTLTFCNAGHPGFIVKTDRLFSPISNIHPPVNTFSNTVYDNNIMTMKDPFQLICFTDGVTEAENSKQEMFGIDRVAKSLEREFSLKYLLESIGGFIENNPPNDDITILEFRIIKNIGET from the coding sequence ATGTCAGAAATAAAACAGTATTTGGAAGATGCTTCTGCGTTTACCAAGGAAGCTTCCTATATGCTAAAGCTGCACCCCCATGAATACATAGCTGTTTTACCTTTTTTAAAAAAACATGTCAAAAACAATCCGAATGTATATGGAAGTGCACTGGCGATTGACCCTTCCTCTTCATTAAACGGGCTCTATTGTAAATACTATTATGAAAACAATGCCACAGTCAAAGAAAAGTGGCTGTTGCCTCCGGCATATGACTATCTTCATCAGAACTGGTATACAAAAGTCAGAGAGTCAAAAAAAGGTGAGTGGAGCAAACCTTATTTTGACGAAGGAGGAGGGGAGGTTTTTATGAGTACTTTTTCCTATCCCATGTTAGACAAGTATGATCATTTTTCAGGGGTTATAACGGCAGATATAAAGATAGATGTATTGTCTCTAAAAATTCAAAAAATGACATTTTCCAAAGAACATTTTGTATTTGTATTGGATAAAAACGGATTTTTACTCTCTCACCCCGATGATAAATATGCAATGAAACAAACTGCAATCACCTATGCCAAAAATGTACATTCAGAGACACTTTTAAATGCAATTCCACATATACTTGAAACAGACAGAGGTATTTATACGGTCAATATTGGGGATGAGGAATTTACGCTTTACTATTCGACAATGCCTTACAGTGATTTTAAAATTATGACTTTCCTGAACAATGCTTTTTTGTATCGGTCACTTTTTGAACTTAAACAAAAATTTATCGTTATAGTGATTATTGACATTCTGCTCATACTGCTGATGATCTTCATCATATTGAAACAATTTAAAAAAGATATCGTAAAGAAAACCAAGCTCAGGAACGATCTCGAACTGGCCAGAAAAATACAAATGAGTTTTTTGCCGGTACATAAAAATATTGAAACAGACAGGTTTGAGCTACATTCATATTTAAAAGCGGCAAAAAAAGTTGGAGGAGATCTTTATGGCTATAAAGAGTTGGATAAGAGTATCATTTTCTATGTTGGAGATGTCTCCGGAAAAGGCATCCCTGCCGCTTTGTTCATGATGGCGACACAGATACTTTTGAAAAATGCAATCGACACAACAGATGACCCCGCAGAGATCATAACCCTGACAAACAGTAAGCTTTTGGAGATGAGCAGCAATGGCATGTTCGTTACACTTTTGGTTATCAAATATGATTTCAAGACACATACATTGACGTTCTGTAATGCAGGACACCCTGGCTTCATTGTAAAAACTGATCGGTTGTTTTCCCCCATCAGTAATATCCATCCTCCTGTTAATACTTTTAGTAATACAGTATATGACAACAATATCATGACAATGAAAGATCCATTTCAGCTTATCTGTTTTACCGATGGTGTAACGGAAGCAGAGAACAGTAAGCAGGAGATGTTCGGTATAGATAGGGTGGCGAAAAGTCTGGAGAGGGAATTCAGTTTGAAATATTTATTGGAAAGTATTGGTGGATTTATCGAAAACAATCCACCAAATGATGATATTACTATTTTGGAATTCAGGATTATAAAGAATATCGGTGAAACTTGA
- the recO gene encoding recombination protein RecO yields MSVRKVKNEDSIAMVLTARDVRVYYRFFGARHSILQLGNLIDFEVEGEDGRFLPRLRSLSHIGFPWLFDKNRLLVWHNFIRLFEPHLKEAEEIDSFYYDLLLSAAKKWEKQNPKRIICESYIRLLEYEGRLSPEKHCYICEQPIAEEIALMQAFKPAHPSCIYSSALPTKKVLDFFQTKKTLNMEDHEVDYLFNIVIKGL; encoded by the coding sequence CTGAGTGTGCGCAAAGTGAAGAACGAAGACTCCATCGCTATGGTACTTACTGCACGAGATGTCAGGGTCTACTACCGTTTTTTTGGTGCAAGACACTCCATTCTACAGTTGGGGAACCTCATCGATTTCGAGGTCGAGGGGGAAGACGGCCGTTTTCTGCCTCGGCTGCGTTCACTCTCCCACATCGGCTTCCCCTGGCTCTTCGATAAGAACAGACTGCTTGTCTGGCACAACTTCATCAGGCTTTTTGAACCGCATCTAAAGGAAGCCGAAGAGATCGACAGTTTTTATTATGACCTGCTGCTGAGTGCAGCAAAAAAATGGGAGAAACAGAACCCCAAACGCATCATCTGTGAAAGCTACATCAGACTACTGGAGTATGAAGGAAGGCTCTCTCCTGAGAAGCACTGCTATATCTGTGAGCAGCCTATTGCAGAAGAGATCGCCCTTATGCAGGCTTTCAAGCCTGCACACCCTTCCTGCATCTACAGTTCCGCACTTCCCACCAAAAAAGTTTTAGATTTTTTTCAAACAAAAAAAACCCTTAATATGGAAGACCATGAGGTGGATTACCTCTTTAATATCGTCATAAAAGGGTTGTGA
- a CDS encoding zinc ribbon domain-containing protein YjdM, protein MENIPNCPKCGSEYTYEDGSLYICPECAYEWSKDAAAEAEEGLVVRDANGNILEEGDTVTVIKDLKVKGSSGGIKVGTKIKGIHLVEGSDGHNIDCKVPGVGAIKLKQEFVKKA, encoded by the coding sequence ATGGAAAACATCCCTAATTGTCCAAAATGCGGCAGCGAATATACCTACGAGGACGGCAGTCTCTATATCTGCCCGGAGTGTGCCTATGAGTGGAGCAAAGATGCGGCGGCAGAAGCGGAAGAGGGACTGGTGGTCAGAGATGCCAACGGCAATATCCTTGAAGAGGGTGACACGGTCACCGTTATCAAAGACCTCAAGGTCAAAGGAAGCAGCGGCGGTATCAAAGTCGGTACCAAGATCAAAGGTATCCATCTTGTCGAAGGCAGTGACGGACACAATATCGACTGTAAGGTACCTGGTGTCGGTGCGATCAAGCTCAAGCAGGAGTTTGTGAAAAAGGCTTAA
- a CDS encoding redoxin domain-containing protein has product MNIKKWIKEVAIGVAAMFILSNIISYIRQPDLDSVLLPAATVRLVNGDTYAFSKGKPVIIHFWAIWCPTCKLEAANIERVSRKYEVLTVAVNSGEDEKIKRYLQERSLDFRVLNDKEGKWARTFRVQAFPTTFIYDAKGTLKFTEVGYTTTAGLLARMALIE; this is encoded by the coding sequence ATGAATATTAAAAAATGGATCAAAGAGGTAGCAATAGGGGTGGCAGCCATGTTTATATTATCCAATATAATAAGCTATATACGTCAACCGGATCTGGATTCAGTGCTACTGCCGGCAGCGACGGTACGTCTTGTAAATGGTGATACTTATGCGTTCAGCAAAGGAAAACCGGTCATTATCCATTTTTGGGCAATCTGGTGTCCGACCTGCAAACTGGAAGCGGCAAATATAGAACGTGTTTCCCGAAAGTATGAAGTATTGACAGTCGCTGTCAACTCCGGAGAGGATGAAAAGATAAAACGCTATCTTCAGGAGCGATCTCTTGACTTCAGGGTTTTAAACGACAAAGAGGGAAAGTGGGCACGAACCTTCAGGGTGCAGGCTTTTCCAACCACCTTTATCTACGATGCCAAAGGCACATTGAAATTTACGGAAGTAGGCTATACCACGACAGCAGGTCTGCTTGCCCGAATGGCACTTATCGAGTAA
- a CDS encoding bifunctional metallophosphatase/5'-nucleotidase has product MPILKQKQHFMLFFSIIFLTYITFSGSTSATSQKDQITIVGTADIQGLIEPFEQEYEINGSKVEIMGGGISRIASVLKQAKSENPSGTFVLSSGDDLMGRYFHTFKGKAIYSLMSESGYGVYAPGNHEFDKGTEVFANALKYASFDTICSDLMVESTALEGKCIPYKIVNANGAKIGFFSLMTEDLPLITSPGKVKLSADNTVSARKMVEILKGEQCDIIIAVTHIGLDQDKSIAQKVEGIDVIFGGHSHEVTKQLVRVGDTLIVNGGEEGSYVLKLLLPLDNNHRIKKEEAEYFLIPVIDPITADKKVEAILEAYKAQLPATVILGKTTVEWDLTTDALRKGESSVADLINDLLRDKFSVDIVMNNGGAFRGKKVYPPGNITDTMLHEIDEFSNNAYMMNIEGKYLRQILEHSAASYGRGGLMQVSGIHYTIDLSKQPQVIKHNDDGSWSIEQAGERVSNIGIVMPDGSLAPVEDDKVYKVLSNAYLVTHAGDGYFWFEQYGTDKKNTYTTFYTVMAGYLEKHTVMDPKPVDGRLKVIH; this is encoded by the coding sequence ATGCCCATATTAAAACAAAAACAACATTTTATGCTCTTTTTTTCAATTATTTTCCTTACATATATCACTTTTTCAGGATCTACTTCTGCAACTTCACAGAAAGATCAAATTACCATTGTAGGAACAGCTGATATACAGGGTTTGATAGAACCGTTTGAACAGGAATACGAGATCAATGGCTCTAAAGTGGAGATAATGGGCGGAGGTATCAGCAGGATAGCCTCTGTTCTAAAGCAGGCCAAATCAGAAAACCCCTCCGGTACCTTTGTTCTTTCAAGCGGAGATGACCTGATGGGGCGGTATTTTCATACATTCAAGGGGAAAGCCATTTATTCGCTAATGAGTGAAAGCGGCTATGGAGTGTATGCCCCTGGTAATCATGAGTTTGACAAGGGTACAGAGGTGTTTGCCAATGCCTTGAAATATGCCTCGTTTGATACGATATGTTCAGACCTGATGGTGGAAAGTACTGCACTGGAAGGGAAGTGTATTCCCTATAAGATCGTCAATGCCAATGGTGCTAAAATAGGTTTTTTCTCTCTGATGACTGAAGATCTTCCCCTTATTACAAGCCCGGGAAAAGTCAAGCTCAGTGCTGACAATACTGTATCGGCCAGGAAGATGGTTGAAATACTGAAAGGTGAACAATGTGATATCATTATAGCTGTAACACATATAGGGTTGGATCAGGACAAATCAATTGCCCAAAAAGTAGAAGGTATCGATGTAATATTCGGAGGCCACTCCCATGAAGTGACCAAACAGCTGGTTCGGGTAGGTGATACACTGATCGTAAATGGCGGAGAAGAGGGATCCTATGTGCTTAAATTGCTTCTTCCTCTTGACAACAATCATCGTATCAAAAAAGAAGAGGCTGAATATTTTCTGATCCCTGTCATTGACCCTATCACTGCAGATAAAAAAGTAGAGGCAATACTTGAAGCCTATAAAGCACAATTGCCAGCAACAGTTATTTTGGGAAAAACAACCGTTGAATGGGACTTGACGACAGATGCATTGAGAAAAGGTGAATCCAGTGTAGCCGACCTGATAAATGACCTGTTGCGCGATAAGTTTTCTGTAGATATTGTCATGAACAATGGAGGTGCTTTCAGAGGCAAAAAGGTTTATCCTCCGGGTAACATTACCGATACCATGCTTCATGAGATCGATGAATTTTCAAACAATGCATATATGATGAACATCGAAGGAAAATATCTGCGCCAGATACTTGAGCACAGCGCGGCTTCCTATGGGCGAGGTGGGTTGATGCAGGTTTCCGGCATACACTATACGATAGATCTCAGTAAACAGCCACAGGTGATCAAACATAATGATGACGGTTCATGGAGCATTGAGCAGGCAGGGGAGCGGGTAAGCAATATAGGTATCGTCATGCCAGACGGGTCACTGGCACCTGTGGAAGATGACAAGGTATATAAAGTGTTATCAAATGCTTATCTTGTCACTCATGCCGGAGACGGTTACTTCTGGTTTGAACAGTACGGTACAGACAAAAAGAATACCTATACGACATTCTATACTGTTATGGCAGGATATCTGGAAAAACATACAGTTATGGATCCAAAGCCGGTGGATGGACGATTGAAGGTGATACACTGA
- the gltB gene encoding glutamate synthase large subunit, with protein MRDLFTSFKDNCGFGLLCSIDNTPTHQNLEDAVTSLSRMMHRGAIAADGKTGDGSGLLLSLPRSFFEYVAAKDGMDLPEQYAVAMVFSRNESDFDVIERICANNDLKVIYTRTVPVDTNALGEQALATLPMIKQVFVVPRSVVATERFEALIYLSRKEIEHALKDDRDFYIPSFSTKVVSYKGLVMPTHIKEFYKDLADEHFKISFCLFHQRFSTNTLPEWRLAQPFRMIAHNGEINSVTANRFNVKAKMAAVKSEVFTEKEMERLTDVIQDGMSDSASLDNFMEFLRVNGVDFFKAARSLIPAPWHNAPQMDSDLKGFYEYASTCFEPWDGPAAVSMTDGRYVGCVLDRNGLRPSKYIVTTDNRLLISSEYGVLEIPEEQIVQRGRLQSGEMMGVDLKYGKVLMSGDIDNYLKSMFPYNKWMGKNMSYLQEHVPNTYVEKVSSDHTVMEAKQRYFNYTLELMREVIKPMMIEGKETTGAMGDDTPIAAFSTQQRNFTDFFKQKFAQVTNPPIDPIREKSVTSLNTGFGEIRNVLSDDAEHAKRLKTVLPIMSAEKFAVLKEFGTPGNEKYDPAYKAASYSTTYVHDLKESLNKLVEKIVEDVRRNGVRTVILDDRELSAETKVLPILMVIGRLNTVLLEEKLRHLTSIVAVTGEVFDPHSAACMIGYGVAAIYPYLLYYTVEQLANEDDDMAITLKRIRRAMGGGLLKIMSKMGISTVSSYRNSKLFDAIGLSDEIVSECFSGTRGLLKGLGYSDIDARLNSNHERAFTDAFEGKSKALYKGGYYKYKKGEEFHDFSRPTIAAIQQCALSGSKEDYKKLEELVDKRDKKFIRDFFELNSAREPVSIDEVEPASAILKRFSSAAMSMGSISPEAHEVLAEAMNTIGAKSNSGEGGEDPKRYGTIKNSKIKQIASGRFGVTPEYLRSAEELQIKVAQGAKPGEGGQLPGSKVSPLIASLRYTKPGVTLISPPPHHDIYSIEDLAQLIFDLKQINPKARIAVKLVSTAGVGTIAAGVAKAYADKIIISGGDGGTGAAPIGSIRFAGNPWELGLHEAHNSLKANNLRGNVTVETDGGLKTALDVVKAAIFGAEEYAFGTGALVIVGCIMLRVCHLNTCGVGVATQNPHLRERFKGNVRKVVNYFTLLAEEVREILASLGYRSLEEIVGKTELLKIIDDEYAKKFDFEQFLEKVEGVDTCQVPFNEPYDQNEYEKEIIKELMPTIKDPSKPIVLNKKISNLNRSFGTRISGEIAEYHGNKGLPEDTITINLKGVVGQSLGAFLSEGITINVDGAGNDYIGKGMNGGRIVITSTKSGSEFALGGNTCLYGATGGTLYISGQVGERFAVRNSGAVTVVEGTGDHPCEYMTGGTVVILGNTGVNFGAGMTGGKAFVYDEEGTFYEKLNPELVEALRIDTDELDFEMFGLKRLLKDYIEKTGSKKAQDILDNARVCMRKFWLVVPRGARPSLDASKKGE; from the coding sequence ATGAGAGATTTATTTACCTCCTTCAAGGACAATTGTGGATTCGGGCTTCTCTGCTCCATCGACAATACACCTACCCATCAAAACTTGGAAGATGCCGTTACATCACTGTCGCGTATGATGCACAGAGGAGCGATTGCAGCGGACGGAAAAACAGGTGATGGTTCCGGACTTCTTCTCTCTCTGCCCAGATCATTCTTCGAGTATGTGGCAGCCAAGGATGGGATGGATCTTCCAGAACAGTATGCCGTGGCCATGGTCTTTTCCCGTAATGAATCAGACTTTGACGTGATTGAAAGGATCTGTGCCAACAATGACCTGAAGGTAATCTATACACGTACAGTACCTGTTGATACCAATGCGCTCGGAGAGCAGGCGCTTGCAACGCTTCCCATGATCAAACAGGTCTTTGTCGTACCGAGAAGCGTGGTTGCAACCGAACGTTTTGAAGCCCTTATCTATCTTTCACGCAAAGAGATTGAGCATGCGCTCAAAGATGACAGAGACTTCTACATTCCTTCTTTTTCAACCAAGGTGGTTTCGTACAAAGGGCTTGTCATGCCTACGCACATCAAAGAGTTCTACAAAGACCTTGCCGACGAGCACTTCAAAATCTCTTTCTGTCTTTTCCACCAGCGTTTCTCTACCAATACACTGCCTGAATGGAGACTGGCACAACCTTTCCGTATGATCGCCCACAACGGTGAGATCAACTCCGTGACCGCCAACCGTTTCAATGTCAAAGCCAAGATGGCGGCAGTGAAATCCGAAGTCTTTACCGAGAAGGAGATGGAACGACTGACAGATGTGATACAGGATGGTATGAGTGACTCTGCCAGTCTGGACAACTTTATGGAATTTCTCAGAGTCAATGGTGTGGACTTCTTCAAGGCGGCACGTTCACTCATTCCTGCGCCGTGGCACAATGCGCCACAGATGGACTCGGACCTCAAAGGTTTCTATGAGTATGCCAGTACCTGTTTCGAACCGTGGGACGGTCCGGCGGCAGTCAGTATGACAGACGGCCGATATGTCGGCTGTGTACTTGACAGGAACGGGTTGAGACCTTCAAAATATATTGTTACCACCGATAACAGACTTCTGATCTCTTCTGAGTACGGTGTACTTGAAATTCCTGAAGAACAGATCGTTCAGCGCGGCCGTCTGCAGTCGGGAGAGATGATGGGAGTTGACCTCAAGTACGGTAAAGTACTGATGTCAGGCGATATAGACAACTACCTCAAATCGATGTTTCCGTATAACAAGTGGATGGGTAAGAATATGAGCTATCTTCAGGAGCATGTACCCAATACATATGTGGAGAAGGTCTCTAGCGACCATACGGTGATGGAAGCAAAACAGCGTTACTTCAATTATACGCTTGAGCTGATGAGAGAAGTCATCAAGCCTATGATGATAGAGGGAAAAGAGACGACAGGTGCCATGGGTGATGACACACCTATCGCCGCATTCTCTACCCAACAGCGAAATTTTACCGATTTCTTCAAACAGAAGTTCGCCCAGGTGACCAACCCGCCGATCGACCCGATCCGTGAAAAGAGTGTGACCAGTCTGAATACCGGTTTTGGTGAGATTAGAAACGTTCTCTCGGATGATGCGGAGCATGCAAAACGTCTCAAGACTGTATTGCCCATCATGTCGGCAGAGAAATTCGCTGTACTCAAAGAGTTCGGTACCCCGGGCAATGAAAAATACGACCCGGCATACAAAGCAGCAAGCTACAGCACGACCTATGTGCATGACCTTAAAGAGAGCCTCAATAAGCTGGTCGAAAAGATTGTTGAGGATGTTCGCAGGAACGGTGTCAGAACCGTTATCCTTGATGACAGGGAGCTTTCGGCAGAGACCAAGGTATTGCCAATACTGATGGTGATAGGACGTCTCAATACCGTACTGCTTGAAGAAAAGCTCAGACATTTGACCAGTATCGTTGCAGTAACGGGTGAAGTGTTCGACCCGCATTCTGCAGCCTGTATGATCGGTTACGGTGTAGCGGCGATATATCCGTACCTGCTTTACTACACAGTGGAACAACTTGCGAACGAAGATGATGATATGGCGATCACACTCAAGCGTATCAGACGTGCTATGGGTGGCGGTTTGCTCAAGATCATGTCCAAAATGGGTATTTCGACTGTCTCTTCCTACAGAAATTCAAAACTCTTCGATGCTATCGGACTGAGTGATGAGATTGTCTCCGAGTGTTTCAGCGGTACTCGAGGACTTCTGAAAGGACTGGGATACAGCGATATCGATGCCAGACTCAACAGCAACCATGAGCGTGCTTTCACGGATGCTTTTGAAGGTAAAAGCAAAGCGCTCTACAAGGGTGGATACTACAAATATAAAAAAGGCGAGGAATTCCACGACTTTTCCAGGCCGACTATTGCTGCTATCCAGCAGTGTGCGTTGAGCGGAAGCAAAGAGGATTACAAAAAACTCGAAGAGTTGGTAGATAAAAGAGACAAGAAGTTCATTCGTGATTTCTTTGAGCTTAATTCTGCAAGGGAACCTGTCAGTATCGATGAGGTCGAACCTGCTTCGGCGATACTTAAACGTTTCTCTTCTGCGGCGATGTCCATGGGATCCATCTCTCCCGAAGCACATGAAGTGCTGGCTGAAGCGATGAATACCATCGGTGCGAAGTCCAACTCGGGTGAGGGTGGGGAAGACCCGAAACGTTACGGAACCATCAAAAATTCCAAGATCAAACAGATTGCTTCAGGACGTTTCGGTGTAACACCGGAATATCTGCGTTCGGCTGAAGAACTTCAGATCAAAGTGGCACAGGGGGCAAAACCGGGTGAGGGAGGCCAGCTTCCCGGAAGCAAAGTCTCCCCGCTCATCGCGTCACTGCGATATACCAAACCGGGTGTCACACTTATTTCACCGCCACCGCATCACGATATCTACTCCATCGAGGATCTGGCCCAGCTTATCTTCGACCTTAAGCAGATCAACCCAAAAGCCAGGATCGCAGTTAAGCTCGTCTCGACAGCCGGTGTAGGAACGATCGCAGCAGGTGTGGCGAAAGCCTATGCGGATAAGATCATCATCTCCGGCGGAGATGGCGGAACGGGCGCGGCACCGATCGGTTCTATCCGTTTTGCGGGTAACCCGTGGGAGCTTGGGCTCCATGAAGCGCACAATTCACTCAAAGCGAACAACCTTAGAGGTAATGTCACTGTCGAAACGGATGGTGGACTCAAGACAGCGCTTGATGTCGTCAAAGCAGCTATCTTTGGTGCTGAAGAGTACGCTTTTGGTACGGGGGCACTGGTCATCGTCGGATGTATCATGCTTCGTGTCTGTCACCTGAACACCTGTGGTGTCGGTGTTGCGACACAGAATCCGCATCTGAGAGAGCGTTTCAAGGGAAATGTCCGGAAAGTGGTCAACTACTTTACGCTCCTTGCAGAAGAGGTACGTGAGATCCTTGCTTCTCTTGGGTACAGATCTCTTGAAGAGATCGTCGGTAAAACAGAACTGCTCAAGATTATAGATGACGAGTATGCCAAAAAATTCGACTTTGAACAGTTCCTGGAAAAAGTGGAGGGTGTCGATACCTGCCAGGTACCGTTCAACGAACCGTACGACCAGAACGAGTATGAAAAAGAGATCATTAAAGAGTTGATGCCGACCATCAAAGATCCGTCAAAGCCGATTGTTCTGAATAAAAAGATCAGCAATCTGAACAGAAGTTTCGGTACAAGGATCTCCGGTGAGATCGCGGAATACCACGGGAATAAAGGACTCCCTGAAGATACGATCACGATCAACCTCAAAGGGGTTGTAGGACAGTCTCTGGGAGCATTCCTCTCTGAAGGTATAACCATTAATGTTGATGGTGCGGGGAATGACTATATCGGTAAAGGAATGAATGGCGGACGTATCGTCATTACCTCTACGAAGTCCGGTTCTGAATTCGCACTGGGCGGGAACACCTGTCTGTACGGTGCCACCGGTGGTACACTCTATATCAGTGGCCAGGTGGGCGAACGTTTTGCGGTACGTAACTCCGGTGCAGTTACAGTGGTTGAAGGTACAGGGGATCATCCTTGTGAATATATGACAGGCGGTACAGTTGTCATCCTGGGCAATACTGGTGTGAATTTTGGAGCGGGTATGACAGGCGGTAAAGCATTTGTCTATGATGAAGAAGGTACCTTTTACGAAAAGCTCAACCCCGAGCTGGTAGAAGCACTGCGTATAGATACCGATGAGCTGGATTTTGAAATGTTTGGACTCAAAAGACTTCTGAAAGACTATATTGAAAAAACCGGCAGTAAAAAAGCGCAGGATATCCTTGACAATGCCAGAGTATGTATGCGTAAATTCTGGCTGGTCGTACCGCGTGGTGCAAGACCGTCACTCGATGCCAGTAAAAAAGGCGAGTAA
- a CDS encoding AEC family transporter gives MKRSLEAWQLQVLLLEAAMPSAMLSVVLAKRYGCDANLAAKLVFITLVGSLFTIVFMMNL, from the coding sequence TTGAAAAGGTCTTTGGAGGCATGGCAGCTTCAGGTTCTGCTACTCGAAGCCGCCATGCCTTCGGCAATGCTCAGTGTTGTTCTTGCCAAACGTTACGGCTGTGATGCCAATCTGGCCGCAAAACTTGTTTTCATTACACTTGTAGGCAGTCTTTTTACTATTGTATTCATGATGAATCTTTAA
- a CDS encoding ATP-binding protein: protein MNFTSIDAVDRYLEEFCAKHTLSDDLCYKVRLVTEELVTNMFKYTEAKEFSLTIRHSKQIEIDLEYLSDSFDLTVKKPDQKDIAELREGGLGLFLVESMTETFSYRHQNGKSIYKLTI, encoded by the coding sequence ATGAATTTCACATCGATCGATGCAGTTGATCGTTATTTGGAAGAGTTCTGTGCGAAACATACACTAAGTGATGATCTGTGCTATAAGGTCAGGCTGGTTACCGAAGAGTTGGTAACCAATATGTTCAAATATACAGAGGCAAAGGAATTTTCATTGACTATCAGGCATTCAAAACAGATAGAGATAGATCTGGAGTATCTGTCTGATAGTTTTGACCTTACTGTAAAGAAACCGGATCAAAAAGATATTGCAGAGTTACGAGAGGGAGGGCTGGGACTGTTTTTGGTTGAGTCAATGACTGAAACGTTTAGTTACCGGCATCAAAATGGCAAAAGTATTTATAAACTCACGATTTAA
- a CDS encoding AAA family ATPase has translation MTPREAIKLLFDRMNKEIIGQEHIVERFIMGMLADGNMLVEGLPGLAKTRAVRSMANAIEAKFSRIQFTPDLEPSDVVGEERVYEENGKRYYEFHEGPIFGNIILADEINRAPAKVQSALLEAMEEKQVTVAGVTRDLPELFVVLATQNPLEQKGTYPLPEAQKDRFLMHVKIDYVKMDDEYRMVKQVLNEGHRKEPYENRIPQQLIFGAREEVKTVEISEEMGKYMVELVFATRYPLRYSKQLEVMIEVGVSPRGSLALTKCAQVHAWMRGRREVTGEDVKSVIHDVFRHRLIKSEHTKFSGIENDEIIDIIIEHVPEPEVEFKRPS, from the coding sequence ATGACACCCAGAGAAGCCATAAAATTACTTTTTGACAGAATGAACAAAGAGATCATCGGACAGGAGCATATTGTCGAGCGTTTCATTATGGGAATGCTGGCTGATGGCAATATGCTTGTAGAGGGACTTCCCGGACTGGCAAAGACCCGTGCTGTACGTTCCATGGCCAATGCGATCGAGGCAAAATTCTCCCGCATACAGTTCACTCCAGATCTTGAACCTTCGGACGTAGTGGGGGAAGAGCGTGTCTATGAAGAGAACGGTAAGCGCTACTATGAATTCCATGAAGGCCCCATTTTTGGAAATATTATTTTGGCTGATGAGATCAACAGGGCACCGGCAAAAGTACAGTCAGCCCTGCTTGAGGCCATGGAAGAGAAACAGGTGACCGTTGCGGGTGTTACACGTGATCTTCCTGAGCTCTTTGTCGTTCTTGCGACACAGAATCCACTGGAACAAAAAGGAACCTACCCGTTGCCAGAAGCACAGAAAGACCGTTTCTTGATGCACGTGAAGATAGACTATGTAAAAATGGATGACGAGTATAGAATGGTCAAGCAGGTTCTCAATGAAGGTCATAGAAAAGAGCCCTATGAGAACAGGATACCGCAGCAGTTGATCTTTGGTGCAAGAGAAGAGGTTAAGACAGTCGAGATCAGTGAAGAGATGGGAAAATATATGGTTGAACTTGTATTTGCCACACGATACCCGCTGCGTTACAGCAAACAGCTTGAAGTGATGATCGAAGTGGGGGTAAGCCCCAGGGGCTCTCTGGCACTCACCAAATGTGCGCAGGTACATGCCTGGATGCGAGGAAGACGTGAGGTGACGGGTGAGGATGTCAAGTCTGTGATCCATGATGTGTTCCGACACCGCCTTATCAAGAGTGAACATACGAAGTTCAGCGGAATAGAGAATGACGAGATCATCGATATCATCATAGAACATGTACCGGAACCCGAAGTAGAATTCAAAAGGCCATCATGA